The Roseibium sp. Sym1 nucleotide sequence CGGTGATCCATGACGGTCTGACCAGGCTGCGCGAGGCCGGCTGCACCCGCGTGCTGGCAGTGCCGGGCATGCTGTTTGCCGCCGGACACGCCAAGAACGACATCCCGTCCGTGCTCAACACCTACCAGGCCATGCATCCGGAGATGACCATCTCCTACGGCCGCGAGCTGGCCGTCGACACGCGCATGGTCAAGGCCGCGGCCGCCCGGATCCAGGAGGCGATCGACTCCGCCGACAGCGACGTGCCCCTGCACGAGACCCTGCTGATGGTGGTCGGACGCGGCGCGTCCGACCCGGACGCCAATTCCAATGTCGCCAAGATCACCCGCATGCTGTGGGAGGGCTTCGGTTTCGGCTGGGCGGAAACCTGCTATTCGGGCGTCACCTTCCCGCTGGTCGGCCCGGGCCTCGAGCATGCCGCCAGGCTCGGCTACAAGCGCGTCATCGTCTTCCCCTATTTCCTGTTCACCGGCGTGCTGGTGCAGCGGATCTACGGCACCACGGACGAGGTCGCCGAGCGGCATCCCGAGATCGAGTTCCTGAAGGCGGGTTACCTCAACGATCATCCGCAGGTGATCGACACCATGGCCGACCGGGTGCAGGAGATCCTGCAGGGCGCCAACCTGATGAACTGCCAGATGTGCAAGTACCGGGAACAGGTGCTCGGCTTCGAGGCGGAAGTGGGGCTCGCCCAGGAAAGCCACCACCACCACGTGGAAGGCCTCGGCGCGGAAGCCGAATGCCAGCTTTGCGAAGAGTTCTGCACCGGCGCCTGCGAAAAGCAGGTCAAATCCGGCGGCCACCATCATCATGATCACGGGCACCACCACGATCATTCCCATGATCACGGGAACGCGCATCATCATCACGGGCATTCGCATGATCACGGCCATTCCCACGATCATGACCATCACCACCATCCCTACCCGCATGCGGATCACCCGCACGGCCCGAAATCGCTGAACCGGGAAGGCTGAGGACTGCCCGTGAGCACCGACATGATCTCGTCCTACGAATACGAGAGGGATCCGGCGGCAATCTACCGCCAGTCCTTCTCGATCGTGCGGGCGGAAGCCGAGCTGTCGCATCTGCCGGTCGGATTGCACCCGGTCGCGATCAGGCTGATCCATGCCTGCGGCATGACCGACCTGCCGAAGGATCTCGCCTGGTCGGCGGACATCCTGGACGCCGCGCAAGCCGCCTTTTCCGCCGGCGCGCCGGTCTTTTGCGACGTCGAGATGGTCGTCCACGGCATCATTCGCGCGCGCCTGCCCGAAACCACCGACGTGCTGTGCACGCTGAATGACGGCAAGGTGCCCGGGATGGCAAACGCGCTTGGCACGACCCGCTCGGCGGCGGCGGTCGAACTCTGGCGGGATCGCCTGGAAGGCGCGGTCGTTGCCATCGGCAATGCACCGACGGCGCTCTATCATCTTCTGGAAATGATCGCGGCCGGCGGACCGAAGCCGGCGTTGATCCTGGGTTTTCCCGTCGGCTTTGTCGGTGCGGCGGAATCGAAGGACGCGCTTGCGGGCAATCCGTTCGGCGTTCCTTTTCTTGCCGTGCGCGGCCGCCGTGGCGGCTCGGCGATGGCCGCGGCCGCCGTCAACGCGCTGGCCGCCGGTCTGCCGGAGGAGCGCTGACATGCCGGGCAAGCTTCCGAAAAAACCGCTCAGATCGGTTGCCGGCAACAGCCCCCTGCGCTCGCGCGGGTTTCTACGCGCGCCCGACGGACAGGTGAGCGCCAAAACCGGGGACAGCGGCGATCCGGCCGAAGCTCAAAAACACCACCGCTCCCGGGGCGCACGCGAGGCATCCGTTTCCACCGACGGCAAACCGAAGGGGCTCTCGGTCCAGCCCAGGATCCGGCCCTATACGCTGGAGGAGAAATGAGCGCGCCCTGGCTGACACTCGTCGGCATCGGCGAGGACGGTGTGCTCGCGCCCGGCGGGGCAGACGCCCTCGCCCAGGCCGAGATTGTCTATGGCGGCGCGCGTCACCTGGAGCTTGCCGGCGATATCCCGGGCGAAAAGCGCCCCTGGCCGAGCCCGTTTTCGTCGGTGTTCGAAGAACTTGCGGCACTCAGGCACAGGAGCGTCGCCGTGCTGGCAACCGGCGACCCGATGTGGTTCGGCATCGGGTCTTCGCTGCTCGGGCATTTCGAGCCGCAGGACATGACCGTGCTGCCGTCGCTTTCTGCCTTCCAGCTGGCCGCAAGCCGCATGGGCTGGGCGTTGCAGGAGACGGATTGCCTGTCGGTTCACGGCCGCTCCGTCGACATGCTGCGTGCCGCGCTTTATCCAGGCGCGCGGCTCCTGGTCCTGACCAGCAACGGCGCCACCCCGCGCGAGGTGGCAGATCTGCTGGCCGATGAAGGCTATGGCCGCACCCGAATGACGGTGCTGGAGCACATTGGCGGGACACGGGAACGCCGGGTTGCGGGGACAGCAGAGACCTGGTCGGAGACCGTCGCCGACTTTCACACACTCGCGCTGGACGTGGTTGCCGATGCGGGGTTCCGTTTCCGTGGCCGCACGCCGGGCCTCGCCGACGATGCCTTCCGTCATGACGGCAAGATGACCAAGCAGGACATTCGCGCCGTTACCCTGGCGGAGCTGAAACCCTATCCCGGCGCCTTGCTGTGGGACATCGGCGCCGGCTGCGGCTCGGTTGCCATCGAGTGGCTGCGCGCCGCCCCGCGCACCCGCGCAATCGGCCTGGAGCCGCAAGACGAGCGCCGCAGGCTGGCTGCCGAAAACGCGGTCGCCCTCGGTGTGCCGCACCTGGACCTGAAAGACGCCACGGCGCCGGAGGGACTGAAAGGCCTGCCGGCACCGGACGCGGTCTTCATCGGCGGCGGGCTGACGGTTCCCGGCGTCGTCGAAGCCGCTCTGAACGCGCTCAAGCCTGGTGGCAGGCTCGTCGCCAATGCCGTGACGCTTGAAAGCGAAGTCGTTCTGCTGGGCGCCTACCAGGGCCTTGGCGGCACCTTGAAGAAACTCTCCGTGCACCGCGCCAGCGCCGTCGGCGGCTTGACCGGCTGGCGTCCGCTGATGCCCGTGACCCAATGGAGCTTCACCAAGCCATGAGCGGAACCCTTTACGGCATCGGTCTCGGCCCCGGCGATCCGGAGCTGATGACACTGAAGGCGCACCGGCTGATTGCCGGTGCCAAGGTGATCGCCTATCCGGCCCCCGACAGCGGCGAAAGCTTTGCCCGCTCGATCGCCGCCGGCGCCTTGCCTGACGGCGTGCGCGAGATCCCGATCGTCGTGCCGATGCGGGTCGACCGGTTCCCGGCGCAGGAGATCTACGACAAGGCCGCCGGCGAGATCGCGGCGGTTCTGGAGACCGGCGAGGATGTCGTCACCCTGTGCGAGGGCGACCCGTTCTTCTTCGGCTCCTTCATGTACCTGTTCGAGCGGCTGTCGGACCGGTTTGCCATCGAGGTCGTGCCGGGCGTCACGTCGCTGACCGCCTGCGCCGCCCAGCTGCAACGGCCACTGACCGCCCGCAACGACGTCCTGACCGTCATTCCCGGTCCACTGCCGGACATGGACATCCGGACGAAGATCGAAGAGGCCCAGGCTGTCGCCATCATGAAGGTCGGCCGCCACCTGCCGCGCCTCAAGGCGCTGCTCGACGGCATGGGCCTGCTTGAAAGGGCCGGTTACGTCGAACGGGCCAGCCTGCCGGAACAGAAAGTTCACCGCCTCGTCGATCTTCAGGTGGACACCGCCCCCTATTTTTCCATGATCCTCATCTACAAGGGAGACGAAGCGTGGACGCTTCCCCCATCCTACTCGTCCTGAACGAGGCCGGCCTCGGCGCAGCCGAAGAAATCGCCAAACGCTTTTCGACCGCCCGCATCCACGGGCTGGCCGGACGCGTGCCGAGCGCGGACACCCAGTTCAACGAGACCATCGACCATATCCGGCTGCTGTTCCAGGCCGGGCACCCGATCGTCGGTTTCTGTGCCAGCGGCATCCTGATCCGCGCACTGGCGCCGATCCTGTCGGACAAGACCACGGAGCCGCCGGTGATCGCGATTTCCGAGGACGGTTCCAGCGTTGTGCCGCTGCTCGGCGGCCATCGCGGCGCCAACGAACTTGCGCGCCTGCTGGCCAAGGCGCTCGGCGGCCATGCGGCGATCACGACCGCCGGGGACACCAAGCTCGGCATTGCCCTGGACGCTCCGCCCAAGGGCTGGCGGCTCGCCAACCCGGACGACGCCAAGCCGGTGATGGCCGAGCTTCTGTCCGGCGCGAGCGTCCGCATCGAAGGCCGCGCCGACTGGCTGCGCGACGCCAGGCTCAGCGAAGCCGAGGACGCCGCGATCACCCTGGTCGCCACGGAACAGCCCGACGAGGGCGGACCGACAAGGCTGGTCTACCATCCGCAGCGCTACGCGGTCGGAGTCGGTTGCGCCAGGGGCTGCGAGGCGCAGGAACTGATCGACCTGGTCGAAGCGCAATTGGCCGAAGCCGATATCGCGCCCGGTGCCGTCGCCTGTGTCGCGACCATCGACCTGAAGGCGGATGAAGCCGCCGTCAACGCCCTGGCGGACCATCTCGGCGTGGCCCTGCGGGTGTTTTCCGCCGAAGAGCTGCAGCGCGAGACGCCCCGGCTGAAAAACCCGTCCAACGTCGTCTTCAAGGAAGTCGGCTGTTACGGCGTTTGTGAAGGCGCGGCGCTTGCCGCCGGCGGGCCCTTTGCCACGCTCAAGGTGGAAAAGCAGAAGACCGAGAACGCCACCTGCGCCATCACGCGCTCGCCGAAGACGATCGACCTTTCGATGGCCGGCCGTCCCCGGGGACATCTGTCCGTCATCGGCATTGGTCCGGGCAAGGACGACTGGCGCACGCCCGAGGCAACCAAGCTTCTGGCAGCGGCGACCGACGTGGTCGGTTATTCGCTCTATCTCGACCTGGTGGAGAACCACATCACCGGCAAGACGCACCACAATTTCCCGCTCGGCGCGGAAGAAGAACGGGTCCGTTTCGCGCTGGAAGAGGCCGGCAAGGGCAAGAATGTTGCGCTGATTTCTTCCGGAGATGCCGGCATCTACGCCATGGGGTCGCTGGTCTATGAGCTGCTCCACCGGAACGAGGAATATGGCGGTGTCTCGGATGCGGCCAAGCGCGTCAGCGTCACCAACGCGCCGGGCATTTCCGCCCTGCAGGCCTGTTCGGCCCGCATCGGCGCGCCGCTTGGCCATGATTTCTGCGCCATTTCGCTCTCCGACCTGCTGACCCCCTGGGAGGTCATCGAACGGCGCCTGAAGGCCGCTGCCGAGGGGGACTTCGTCATCGCCTTCTACAATCCGGTTTCCAAGCGCCGGCGCACCCAGCTGGCCGCTGCCAGGGAGATCCTCCTGGAACACCGGTCCGCGGCAACGCCGGTCATTCTGGGCGTCAATCTCGGCCGGCCGGAAGAAAGCATCCGCGTCACCAGCCTGCACGCACTCAGCGTCGACGATGTCGACATGCTGACCACCGTGCTGGTCGGCTCGACCAACACCCGCACCGTCATGCGCGGCGACGGCAAGCCCTTCGTCTACACGCCGCGCGGTTACGCCAAGCGGATCGACGCCCCGCGCGCGGAGGATCTTGCCGCGAATCCTGAACCGGCCGCCGACCCCGCTCCGGCGGAAGTCGAGACCGAGGCCGAAAAGCAAGACGCTGCAGACACGAAAGACAACACATGACCGTTCATTTCATCGGCGCCGGACCGGGCGATCCAGACCTCATCACCGTGCGTGGACTGAAACTGATCCAGTCCTGCCCGGTCTGCCTTTATGCCGGTTCGCTGGTGCCGGAACAGGTGGTCGCGGCCGCGCCGGACGGCGCACGTGTCATCGACACCGCGCCGATGACGCTCGACGAGATCATCGAGGAGATCAAGGCCGCCCATGACCGGGGCCAAGACGTTGCCCGGGTCCATTCCGGCGATCCGTCCATCTATGGCGCGACGGCGGAACAGATGCGCCGGCTGAACGCGCTCGGCATCGACTATGACGTCACTCCGGGCGTGCCGGCCTTTGCCGCCGCCGCGGCAGCGCTGAAGAAGGAACTGACCATTCCGGAAGTGGCGCAGACGATCATCGTCACGCGCACGGCGATGCAGTCCTCAGCCATGCCGAACAACGAGGATCTCGATACACTCGGCAAGAGCGGCGCGACGCTGGCCATCCACCTGTCGATCCGCAACCTGCGCGAGGTCGAGCGCCAGTTGACGCCGCATTACGGGGCCGACTGCCCGGTGATCGTCGCCTACCGGGTCGGCTGGCCGGACGAGGCCTTCATCCACGGTACCCTGTCGACCATCGCCGGCAAGGTGCGCGCCGCCAAGATCACCCGCACCGCGCTGGTGTTTGTCGGCCATGCACTGGAACCGGACGCCGATTTCCGCGACAGCGCCCTTTACGACGCCGACCACGTGCATGTGCTGCGGCCGAAGAAGAAGGCGAAGGCCTGAAAATCTGTCAGTGAGAGCCGCCTGCCCCGGACACGCCGAGGCAGGCAGGTTTTGGCATTATTGTCTCGGCTTGTTGATGAACTGTTCTACGACGTTCGACATGTCGAAGGACGCCCCGCCCTGCACTGGCGGATAGTCGGCCAGTGACTGCAGATGCTGTTGCATGAGCATGCCCATGGGCTGAATCAGCCAGGACACTTTCTGCATCAGGTGCCCGTAGGCATCCGTCGTGTCGTAGCTCTCATAGGGGTCCATGCGAATGTTGAACACCAGTGGCACGGTCCTCGGCAGCACGTCGGCGTAATAGTCTTCCTTGGTCGAGAAATGGAACTTCCACGGGCCCATGCGAACCGCCGTCAGTTTGCTCTCGTAGTAGTGAAAGATGTGGGTGCGGCGGGACGCGTCCTCCTCGCCCTTCCAGTAGGGCAGGTTGTTGACGCCGTCGATATACTGTTCCTTGCTTGCAAGCACCTCCTGATTGACATCCTCGATCCCGGCTGCTGCCGCAAGAGACGTGAACATATCCTGGTGGCCCTGGATGCCATTGAGCACCTTGCCGGCTTCCAGCTCGCCGGGCCAGCGGACCATGGAAGGCACACGAATGCCGCCTTCGTAGGTGGTCATTTTCTCGCCGCGGAACGGCGTGGTGCCGCCATGCGGCCAGGAGGCATGTTCCGGTCCGTTGTCGGTTGAATACCAGACAATGGTGTTGTCGCTCAGGCCGTTTTCATCCAGCCAGTCCAGCACCAGACCGATATCGTGGTCATGCTGCAGGAGACCGGAGCCGTAGAGATCGGCTTCGGACGTGAATTCCTCGGCCGCGTAACGCCATTCGTCATTCAGGCGGGTATAGAGATGCATCCGGCTCGGATTGAGCCAGACGAAAAACGGTTCCCCGGCTTCCTGTGCGCTGCCCATGAAATCCAGCGCCTTGGGAATGACCTCTCCGGCGTCGAAAGTCTTCATGCGTTCCTGGGTCAGCGGACCGGTGTCCTCGATGGTCTGCTTGCCGACCCGGCCGAAGCGCGGATCCTCGGTCGGATCGTCGTCTTCGGTGGCGAAGCTGTGCAGAACACCCCGTGTACCGAACTGCTCCTCATAGGCTTCCAGACTGCCGGAGAAGGCTTCGCCAAAGCGCTGGTAGTCCCGCTGTTCGGCCTCTTCCTGTGTGTTCAGGTGATAGAGATTGCCGAAAAACTCGTCGAAGCCATGGGCTGTCGGCAAGTGCTCGTTGCGGTCGCCAAGATGGTTCTTCCCGAACTGGCCCGTCCGGTAGCCCACTTTTTTCAGCTCCTCGGCGAGCGACGGCGAGGCCGCCTGCAAGCCAAGCGCCGACCCCGGCTGTCCGACCGTGGTCATGCCGGAGCGGATCGGGTACTGCCCGGTGATGAAGGCTGCCCGGCCCGCGGTACAGCTCGGCTGGGCATAGTGATCAACGAACCTGATGCCTTCGTCGGCAATCCGGTCGATATTCGGAGTCCTGTACCCCATAACCCCGTCGCCATAGGAGGACAGATTGGACCAGCCGACATCGTCTCCCCAGATGACAAGGATGTTTGGACGGTTTTCTTCCTGGGCAAACGCGGTTTGACCTAGAACCGCGAACGCCATCGCGGTCAGAGAAGCTAGAATACGCACAACGCTGTCTCCTGCTCTGATTGGCATGCTGCATCAACAGAACTAGGGCGGCCCATCAAGGCCGGCAACCTGGTTGCTGCTTTGGGATTTTGTACAATTTTAAGTATATATACCCTCGGATTCCACGCGGTCTCCTGCGATGAAACGAAGGCGGCGCGGCTTCGAGCCCATCAGGCGGTTGTCTTCACGCGCCCTCCTGTTGCGAGAATGAATGGTGGACGGATCCTGGGTCTGCCCCATGAAGCAGTCCACCGGGCCCTGGCGCCCCTGGTGCGCGACAACCGTATCGAGCGTGAGGCCGGCCGGATCCGGCTGACCCCGGCTTGAGCAATTGCGTCCGGCACCCACCCTCGCCTAATCTGCTGTTCCCCTCACCAGACAGGAGCTCCTCATGCCGGACGAAAACCCGCTCTTGAAAGAGGCGATTTCCCTTGGGGGCGATCCCGATGCCATTCGCGCGTTCTATCAGGGCTGGTCGGATCACTACGACGACGACATGCTGCTGGCCATCGGCTATGTCGGCGCGAAAATCGCGGCCGAAGCGCTGGTGAAACATGTCTCCGACACGGCGCTCGTGCTGGATGCCGGCTGCGGTACGGGCCTTGTCGGGATCGAACTGATCAAGCGCAAATGGAACCTGACCATCGACGGCATCGACCTGACCCAGGCGATGCTCGACGCGGCCCGCAGCAAGGGTGCCTACCGCAAGCTCAACATCGCCGACATGTCCGGCCCGCTCTACGAGATCGATGACGACGTCTATGACGGCATCGTCAGCGCCGGCGTGTTCACCAACGGCCATGTCGGGCCGGCGGGGCTTGACGAGCTGATCCGTGTCGCCAAGCCGGGCGCGCCCATTGTCCTGACCGTGCGCGACAGCGCCTGGGAAGCAGACGGCTTCAAGGACAAGATCGGGCAACTGGAAAAGGACGGCAGGACGAAGACGCTGGAGATCACCCACAGCCCCTATCACACCAAGGAAGATATCTTCTGCCAACTGGTGGTGCTGGAAGTGGTTTAGGGTACGGATCCCAAGGTCCACTCGGCCTAGGCAGTCGCGATCACATGCGCATAGGAGCCCATGACGGCACCGCTGCGCAGGCCCATGTCATCAAGCCTGGTGCCTTCCGCATCTTGTGCGGCGAACAGCCGGTCCGCCGCGCCTTCCGAGACAATCGAGGCATAGTGGAACTCGTGGGCCGTCAGCGGCTCCGTCCAGGGCAGGCCGCCAAGCGGCTGTAGCCGTCTGTAACCGAGGTGGCGCCTGCGGGTCTGGAACGAGGTTTCCAGAGGCAGGAGACCCAGCATCTCGTGGCACGTTCCGTCCGCATCGATGAGGCCGGTGCCGAGGGTCATGTAGCCGCCGCACTCGCCATAGATCAGCTTTCCCGACCGGCTTGCCGCCCTCATGCCGGACTTGAACGTCGACGCCTGTGCCAGTGTTCCTGCGTGCAGTTCCGGATAGCCGCCGGGCAGATAGACCGCATCCGTATCCGGTGCCGGGGCCTCATCCACGAGCGGCGAGAACAGCGAGATCTCCGCGCCTTCCTGCCGCCAGAAGTCCAGCAGATGCGGGTAGGCAAAGGCGAAGGCGGTGTCGCGGGCGACCGCCATTCGCTGACCGAGCGGTCCGGGCAGGTGCCGTGCCGCCGTTGCCGAGGGCGCCACCGGGGCAGCCTTCCTTTCCAGGCCGGCCAGATCGACATGAGCGCGGCAGAGCGTTGCGGCGCTGTCCAGAAAGGCGTCCAGGTCCGGATGCTCGCCCGCCTGGACCAGTCCGAGATGGCGCTCGGGCAGGACCAGCGCGTCCGAACGCGGCAATGCCCCCAGCACCCTGACATTCCGGGCCTCGAGTGCGGCGCGCAACATGGCTTCGTGGCGCGGGCTGCCGACCCGGTTGAGAATGACGCCGGCGATCGTCACATCCTGCCGGAAGGTCCGGAAACCGTGGACCAGCGCGGCGACGGACTGAGCCTGCCTGGCGCAGTCGACCACCAGGACCACCGGCAAGCCGAGCAGTGCGGCGAGATCTGCGGCGGAGCCGCTGCCATTGGCGGCACCGTCAAAAAGGCCCATCGCCCCTTCGACGACCAGGAGATCATGTCCGCTTGCGTGATCGCCGGCCAGCGCCTTGAGCGTTTCGGGCGTCATCGCCCAGGCATCGAGATTGAGGCAGGACGCGCCGCTGGCGGCTTCATGGAATTTCGGGTCGATGTAATCGGGGCCGGACTTGGCTGAAACGACCGACCGGCCAGCTGTCTTCAGAGCGCGCAGCAAGGCCAGGGTCAGCGTGGTCTTGCCGGCGCCTGAGGACGGCGCGGCGATCAGCAGGCCGCGTGGTTGCGAGGGGCCAAGCTCAGCCGGCATCGGCCGAATGGCGGTTGGCACGCAGCCCCAGCGGATCGCTTTCCAGAACCTTGCCGGACAGCGCCCCCAGCCAGTCGAGCCCCTTGCGCAGGCGCACCACCTCACCGACACAGACGATGGCCGGCGGCTCTATGCCGGCGGCCTTGGCATCGGCGAAGCAGCTGCCGAGCGTCGTCTCCAGAACCTCCTGACTGGACAGGGACGCATTGCACACGATGCCCACAGGTTCATCCACAGACCGTCCACCGGCAATCAGTTTGCCGGCTATGGTTTCCAGGTGCTTCATCGCCATGTACATGACGATCACCGGCGAGCCCTTGGCAATGCCGTCCCAATTGACCGCGTCCGGTGTCAGGCCGGTCTGGTCATGGCCGGTCAGGAAAGTGACCGCCTGGTTGCAGTCGCGGTGCGTCGCCGGAATGCCGGCATAGGCGAGACCGCCGATGCCCGCGGTGATGCCGGGAATGATCCGGAACGGCACGCCTGCCTCGACCAGGCCGAGAGCCTCCTCACCGCCCCGGCCGAAGACGAACGGATCGCCGCCCTTGAGGCGCAACACGCGTTTGCCTTCCCTTGCATGGTCGATCAGCTTGAGCGTGATGTCGCGCTGTTTCGGGCTCGGCTTGCCGCCGCGCTTGCCGGCATAATCGGTGACGGCGCCGGGTTTCACCCAGTCCAGGATGCTCTGGTCAACCAGTGCATCGAAAACGACAACATCGGCCTGGCGCAGACCGTTCAGCGCATGCAGGGTCAACAGGCCGGGATCTCCCGGCCCCGCTCCGGCAAGCCAGACCCAGCCCGGTTCGAACTCCGGCAGGCCGGCCGGCAGCACAGTGTGGTTCTCGTTGATGTTCATATCCCCTGTTTACCCGGCGATCGATGGACCGCCAAGCGATTCCGCGAAACAAAACAGACCGATTACGACATTTCACCGCGCAGCGACCGCAGGGGAGGCAAAGCCGCCCGACTTCCGCTATAGAGAGCTGATGTCGATGGAAGAGCCAAAGGAATTGCGACGCGGCTGGACGACGGGGGCCTGTGCGACCGCCGCCGCCAAGGCGGCCTATTGTGCCCTTCTGACCGGCACCTTCCCCGACCCCGTGGAAATTTCCCTGCCCCGGGGCGGAACGGCGGATTTCGTGCTGACCCGGCACGACCTCCCGGACGGCTCCGCCAGCGCGACGATCACCAAGGATGCCGGCGACGACCCGGACGTGACCCACGGCGCCCTGGTCACCTCGACCGTCCGGCTGCTGCCTGCGGGCGCGGGCGTCCGGTTCAGGGCGGGTCCCGGCGTCGGCACCGTGACCCGGCCCGGCCTGCCGATCCCGCCGGGGGAACCGGCAATCAACCCCGTGCCGCGCCAGATGATGCAGACCGCGATTGCAGAGATCGCCGCAGCGCATGGCGCATCGGGTGATGTCGAGATCGAGGTCTCGATCCAGGGTGGTGAAAACCTGGCTCTGAAGACCATGAACCCGCGGCTCGGCATTGTCGGCGGCCTGTCCGTGCTCGGCACGACGGGGATCGTGCGTCCGTTTTCCTGCGCGGCCTGGATCGCCTCCATCCATCGCGGCATCGATGTTGCCCGCGCGGTCGGGCTCACCCACGTGGTCGGGGCAACCGGTTCTGCATCCGAAGACGCCGTGCGGGCACGCTACGATCTCGACGAGACCGCCTTTCTCGATATGGGCGACTTTGCCGGCGGTCTGTTGAAGTACCTGCGCAATCATCCGGTCGAGAGACTGACACTCGCCGGCGGATTCGCCAAGTTCACCAAGCTGGCCCAGGGCGCGCTCGATCTTCATTCGGCCCGCAGCTCCGTCGATTTCGCGTTTCTCCAGGGACTCCTGGCCGATGCCGGCGCGCCGGACGACCAGATCCGTGACGCCACCCGCGCCAACACGGCCAAGGAAGTTCTCGACCGGGCGCTTGATGCCGGGATTGACCTGACCGGGCCGCTGGCGCGGCGGACCAAGGCGGCCGTGAGGCAGATCCTGAAAGAGGCGCCGATTGCAGTCGAGGTGCTGATCACCGACCGGTCCGGCACGGTGCTGGGAGAATGCGGTTTTGACGAAAGCTGACCACATCCTCCTGCTGGCCGGCACGCATGAGGCGCGCCTGCTGGCGCGCTCACTTGCCGAGACCTTTCCGGCGGCACGACTGACCGCCTCCTTCGCCGGGGCCGTATCCGACCTGCCCGATCTCGGCGTGCCGACCCGGGTCGGCGGTTTCGGCGGTGCGGACGGGCTTGCCGCCTTTCTCGGGGAGGAGGCGGTGACGGTTGTTGTCGATGCCACCCATCCCTTCGCCGAGCAGATGAGCGGCAACGCGGCCGCGGCCGCGGCCGACCGCGGCATCCCGCTGATCCGGCTTGAACGGCCCGCCTGGACCGCTGTCGACGGAGATACCTGGCAGCGCATGGCCTCGCTCGACGACGCGGCCCGCGCCCTGCCGGCGGAGGCAAGGGCTTTCCTGTCGGTCGGGCGCAAGGAAATCGGGCTCTTCACCCACCGCACCGACCTCTTCGGCCTTGCCCGCATGATCGAGCCGCCCGCAAGTCCCCTGCCGGACCACTGGCGGTTGCTCCTGGCGCGGCCACCGCAAACGGCGGAAGAGGAGATTGCGCTTTTCGAGACCCACCGGATCACGCACCTGGTCACCAAGAACAGCGGCGGCAAACGGTCCTACGCCAAGCTCGAAGCCGCGCGCCGGCTCGGATTGCCGGTGCTGATGATTGA carries:
- a CDS encoding class I SAM-dependent DNA methyltransferase yields the protein MPDENPLLKEAISLGGDPDAIRAFYQGWSDHYDDDMLLAIGYVGAKIAAEALVKHVSDTALVLDAGCGTGLVGIELIKRKWNLTIDGIDLTQAMLDAARSKGAYRKLNIADMSGPLYEIDDDVYDGIVSAGVFTNGHVGPAGLDELIRVAKPGAPIVLTVRDSAWEADGFKDKIGQLEKDGRTKTLEITHSPYHTKEDIFCQLVVLEVV
- the cobA gene encoding uroporphyrinogen-III C-methyltransferase — translated: MNINENHTVLPAGLPEFEPGWVWLAGAGPGDPGLLTLHALNGLRQADVVVFDALVDQSILDWVKPGAVTDYAGKRGGKPSPKQRDITLKLIDHAREGKRVLRLKGGDPFVFGRGGEEALGLVEAGVPFRIIPGITAGIGGLAYAGIPATHRDCNQAVTFLTGHDQTGLTPDAVNWDGIAKGSPVIVMYMAMKHLETIAGKLIAGGRSVDEPVGIVCNASLSSQEVLETTLGSCFADAKAAGIEPPAIVCVGEVVRLRKGLDWLGALSGKVLESDPLGLRANRHSADAG
- a CDS encoding arylsulfatase encodes the protein MRILASLTAMAFAVLGQTAFAQEENRPNILVIWGDDVGWSNLSSYGDGVMGYRTPNIDRIADEGIRFVDHYAQPSCTAGRAAFITGQYPIRSGMTTVGQPGSALGLQAASPSLAEELKKVGYRTGQFGKNHLGDRNEHLPTAHGFDEFFGNLYHLNTQEEAEQRDYQRFGEAFSGSLEAYEEQFGTRGVLHSFATEDDDPTEDPRFGRVGKQTIEDTGPLTQERMKTFDAGEVIPKALDFMGSAQEAGEPFFVWLNPSRMHLYTRLNDEWRYAAEEFTSEADLYGSGLLQHDHDIGLVLDWLDENGLSDNTIVWYSTDNGPEHASWPHGGTTPFRGEKMTTYEGGIRVPSMVRWPGELEAGKVLNGIQGHQDMFTSLAAAAGIEDVNQEVLASKEQYIDGVNNLPYWKGEEDASRRTHIFHYYESKLTAVRMGPWKFHFSTKEDYYADVLPRTVPLVFNIRMDPYESYDTTDAYGHLMQKVSWLIQPMGMLMQQHLQSLADYPPVQGGASFDMSNVVEQFINKPRQ
- a CDS encoding cobalt-precorrin-5B (C(1))-methyltransferase, translated to MSMEEPKELRRGWTTGACATAAAKAAYCALLTGTFPDPVEISLPRGGTADFVLTRHDLPDGSASATITKDAGDDPDVTHGALVTSTVRLLPAGAGVRFRAGPGVGTVTRPGLPIPPGEPAINPVPRQMMQTAIAEIAAAHGASGDVEIEVSIQGGENLALKTMNPRLGIVGGLSVLGTTGIVRPFSCAAWIASIHRGIDVARAVGLTHVVGATGSASEDAVRARYDLDETAFLDMGDFAGGLLKYLRNHPVERLTLAGGFAKFTKLAQGALDLHSARSSVDFAFLQGLLADAGAPDDQIRDATRANTAKEVLDRALDAGIDLTGPLARRTKAAVRQILKEAPIAVEVLITDRSGTVLGECGFDES
- a CDS encoding cobyrinate a,c-diamide synthase; translation: MPAELGPSQPRGLLIAAPSSGAGKTTLTLALLRALKTAGRSVVSAKSGPDYIDPKFHEAASGASCLNLDAWAMTPETLKALAGDHASGHDLLVVEGAMGLFDGAANGSGSAADLAALLGLPVVLVVDCARQAQSVAALVHGFRTFRQDVTIAGVILNRVGSPRHEAMLRAALEARNVRVLGALPRSDALVLPERHLGLVQAGEHPDLDAFLDSAATLCRAHVDLAGLERKAAPVAPSATAARHLPGPLGQRMAVARDTAFAFAYPHLLDFWRQEGAEISLFSPLVDEAPAPDTDAVYLPGGYPELHAGTLAQASTFKSGMRAASRSGKLIYGECGGYMTLGTGLIDADGTCHEMLGLLPLETSFQTRRRHLGYRRLQPLGGLPWTEPLTAHEFHYASIVSEGAADRLFAAQDAEGTRLDDMGLRSGAVMGSYAHVIATA
- a CDS encoding cobalt-precorrin-6A reductase; protein product: MTKADHILLLAGTHEARLLARSLAETFPAARLTASFAGAVSDLPDLGVPTRVGGFGGADGLAAFLGEEAVTVVVDATHPFAEQMSGNAAAAAADRGIPLIRLERPAWTAVDGDTWQRMASLDDAARALPAEARAFLSVGRKEIGLFTHRTDLFGLARMIEPPASPLPDHWRLLLARPPQTAEEEIALFETHRITHLVTKNSGGKRSYAKLEAARRLGLPVLMIDRPVLPSVETADSVSGVLEKLRNRLPGAG